One window from the genome of Pedococcus badiiscoriae encodes:
- a CDS encoding YhjD/YihY/BrkB family envelope integrity protein codes for MRVVESLDRFQRRRRWLAVPIAVAYKFFDDQGSYLAALVAYYALVSLFPLLLLLSSLLGFALQGNPRLQLEILTSTLSQFPVIGSQLRGTGLRGSGIGVLVGVLGSLYGALGVAQAVQNLMNVAWAVPRNRRPNPILSRVRSLVLLGTAGVAVVATTVLSAVGSAAGSFGATSVGLGLKVVLILVSVVVNAASSCWPSASRRLGTSAGGSRRRGR; via the coding sequence GTGAGGGTGGTTGAGTCCCTGGACCGCTTCCAACGGCGACGGCGCTGGCTGGCGGTGCCGATCGCCGTGGCGTACAAGTTCTTCGATGACCAGGGCAGCTACTTAGCGGCCTTGGTCGCGTACTACGCGTTGGTATCGCTGTTTCCCCTGCTCCTGCTGCTCTCGTCGCTGCTGGGGTTCGCGTTGCAGGGGAACCCGCGCCTCCAGCTCGAGATCCTGACCTCGACGCTGAGCCAGTTCCCCGTCATTGGTTCGCAGCTTCGCGGCACCGGACTTCGCGGGAGCGGGATCGGGGTCCTCGTTGGTGTGCTGGGCTCCCTCTACGGGGCCTTGGGCGTGGCCCAAGCGGTGCAGAACCTGATGAACGTTGCCTGGGCCGTGCCGAGGAACCGGCGACCCAACCCGATCCTGTCGCGGGTTCGCAGCCTCGTGCTGCTGGGTACCGCGGGTGTTGCGGTGGTCGCCACCACGGTTCTGTCCGCGGTGGGTTCGGCTGCTGGGTCCTTCGGAGCGACTTCCGTGGGCCTCGGGCTGAAGGTCGTGCTCATCCTCGTCTCGGTCGTGGTCAACGCGGCGTCTTCCTGTTGGCCTTCCGCGTCGCGACGGCTCGGGACGTCAGCTGGCGGCAGTCGGCGCCGGGGGCGTTGA